CCTTCGGGCGGCCGGCCGATTGTACGCGTGAGCGACTCGACGGCCATCCGGATGTGCTGCCGCTCCTCTTCCGGCGCAAGCCGATAGTGCTGTATCCACCGCCAGCCGTGACTGCAGACGTCGAAGCCCGACGCTCGAATGGCCGCCGCGGCCGACGGATTGCGCTCCAGCGCCAGGGCGCACCCGTAAATGGTCGCCGGCAAGTCACGCTCTTGAATTATACGCATGAGCCGCCAGAAGCCTACTCGGCTGCCGTACTCGAAAAGCCCTTCCGCCGCCAGGTCCCGACCGACCACGCCCGAATGCAGGCCATGCGATTCGGTGAACCAGGTCTCGCTCTGCGTTTCGCCGTGCTCGATCGATGGTTCGGAACCTTCCTCGTAGTTCAACACGAGGTTGATTGCGATACGTGCCCCGTTCGGCCAGTTGGCGGAGGGCGGGTTGGCGCCGTAACCCTCGAAATTGCGTGCGGGTGTCGTGCGATCGTTGCTCATGAAATCTCCGGTTCCGTCAAATCATGACGTCGCCGCCGTTCGGCGACAACGTCTGACCCATGTAGTAAGCGCCTCCGGTTTCTGACGCCAATAGCAGCGCGGTCGGGGCGATTTCGTCGACCTGACCGAAGCGTCCGGCCGGGAGTTGC
The Caballeronia sp. NK8 genome window above contains:
- a CDS encoding allantoinase PuuE, giving the protein MSNDRTTPARNFEGYGANPPSANWPNGARIAINLVLNYEEGSEPSIEHGETQSETWFTESHGLHSGVVGRDLAAEGLFEYGSRVGFWRLMRIIQERDLPATIYGCALALERNPSAAAAIRASGFDVCSHGWRWIQHYRLAPEEERQHIRMAVESLTRTIGRPPEGWYCRYSPSVNTRRLLVEHGGFLYDSDYYGDELPFWTTVGETPHLVIPYSLTTNDGQYAGTTGTSQQWFDFMKDAFDMLYKEGAKTPKMMSVGLHLRLIGHPARAAGLERFLDYVKSHEDVWFARRIDIARHWIKEHPYHGV